In Paenibacillus algicola, a genomic segment contains:
- a CDS encoding glycosyl hydrolase, producing MDAKLIDNLSGEEGNYVLPFFWQQGQEELVLRTELRKIRESGIRAVCVESRTHPDFVGSGWWRDLEIIMEEAENQDMKVWIFDDSHFPTGYAAGRMKYEFPHLRNRYLRVDHIDVVGSMQGASLLVGEHILDGEELVGIVAAERLTGTEELGSLMNLNVFIRDGVLFWDVPEGHWRVFMLKLTNEGGHERLQYHLNPLEPEAVDVLLQTVYEPHYERLRHKFGNTLSGFFSDEPRFGNINSLEAIIGKTPMVLPWCTDMLTLLQQKLPGEDLITQLPLLWYNSGSRASSFRYHYMDTLTRRYATCFTKRLADWCRAKGVEYISHVIEDNNAHARLGAGVGHFYRALWDQDMSGVDVVLQQIIPGMTYDFRIALGAGDGEFYHYGLAKMASSLGHLDAKKKGRTICEIFGAYGWVEGLKLMKWLTDHMLVRGVNHFIPHAFSPKAFPDDDCPPHFYAQGNNPQYRYLKTLMEYTNRLSHLLNGGTHIASAAVMYHAEAEWSGEAQLFQRPVRQLLERQIDCDVVPADLLQDRMIISDQQLIINEERFHYLIIPYAEALPSQLLHSLYEAMQEGLTIYFVENLPVRSSDGVDVHSVLKSMAEHENQYTVPLELLVEQIQQRFTSYLKMDKFQPDLRVYLYQRQNARFLMMFNEHPYDAIHDQVNINLNGVVYEYDAFDNEVRKYPSDVTEHGCRILLHLEPYESKVFLWDESLDDLKWSLSPRPRHETAVNQTIVAEWKVSTAEANQYPHFKPYCTLPKLINLAVPEHLPRFSGTFRYETMIAFENFAGTVVLDLGAAYETVELWINGHHAGIRICPPYLFEVTSFLQAGSNVVVVEVTNTLVKQVRDRFSIYRQQEPSGLIGPVILRHSKVLKTSDVND from the coding sequence ATGGACGCGAAATTGATAGATAACCTATCCGGAGAAGAAGGGAACTATGTGCTACCATTTTTCTGGCAGCAAGGTCAGGAGGAATTAGTATTACGGACAGAGTTGAGAAAAATTCGTGAGAGCGGGATACGGGCCGTATGTGTTGAATCCAGAACACATCCAGATTTTGTTGGATCTGGCTGGTGGAGAGATTTGGAAATCATTATGGAAGAAGCAGAAAATCAAGACATGAAAGTGTGGATATTCGATGACTCACATTTTCCAACCGGTTATGCGGCGGGTCGAATGAAATATGAGTTCCCGCATCTAAGGAACCGATATCTAAGAGTGGATCACATCGATGTGGTGGGATCGATGCAGGGAGCATCACTGTTGGTAGGAGAACATATTCTAGACGGGGAAGAACTGGTGGGAATCGTTGCAGCAGAACGCTTGACTGGAACGGAAGAATTAGGTTCACTGATGAACCTTAATGTTTTTATTCGTGACGGAGTCTTATTTTGGGATGTACCAGAAGGTCACTGGCGAGTGTTCATGCTCAAACTGACAAACGAAGGGGGCCATGAAAGACTACAATATCATCTCAATCCTTTGGAACCTGAAGCCGTTGATGTACTGTTACAAACCGTTTATGAGCCTCATTATGAACGGTTGCGGCATAAGTTTGGAAACACCTTATCTGGTTTTTTTAGTGATGAGCCAAGATTTGGGAATATTAACTCTTTGGAAGCTATCATTGGAAAGACCCCTATGGTACTGCCATGGTGCACGGATATGCTTACGCTGTTACAACAGAAATTGCCGGGTGAGGACTTAATTACCCAACTGCCGCTATTATGGTATAACTCAGGAAGCAGAGCATCATCTTTTCGTTATCATTATATGGATACGCTTACAAGGCGGTATGCTACTTGCTTTACCAAGCGTTTAGCGGATTGGTGTCGAGCAAAGGGTGTGGAATATATCAGCCATGTCATTGAGGATAATAATGCACATGCTAGGCTGGGAGCAGGCGTCGGACATTTCTACAGAGCGCTGTGGGATCAGGATATGTCTGGCGTGGATGTAGTGCTGCAGCAAATTATTCCTGGTATGACCTACGATTTCCGTATCGCTCTTGGAGCAGGTGACGGGGAGTTTTACCACTATGGCTTGGCGAAGATGGCATCCTCTTTGGGCCATCTCGATGCTAAAAAGAAAGGTAGAACCATCTGCGAAATCTTCGGTGCCTACGGATGGGTAGAGGGATTGAAACTGATGAAATGGCTCACCGATCATATGCTTGTCCGGGGAGTCAATCATTTTATCCCGCATGCATTCTCGCCCAAGGCATTCCCGGATGATGATTGTCCGCCGCATTTTTACGCACAAGGGAATAACCCTCAATATCGTTATTTGAAGACGCTCATGGAATATACAAATCGTCTCTCTCATTTATTAAATGGAGGCACGCATATTGCTAGCGCAGCCGTGATGTACCATGCTGAAGCAGAATGGTCTGGAGAAGCTCAGCTGTTTCAGAGACCGGTACGGCAGTTGTTGGAGCGACAGATCGATTGTGATGTCGTACCTGCCGACCTACTTCAAGATAGGATGATCATATCTGACCAGCAGCTTATCATAAACGAAGAACGTTTTCATTATCTTATTATTCCATACGCGGAAGCACTGCCAAGCCAGTTACTCCATTCTTTATATGAAGCGATGCAGGAGGGCCTGACCATCTACTTCGTAGAGAATCTTCCAGTAAGGTCGAGCGACGGAGTAGACGTACACAGCGTGCTTAAGTCTATGGCAGAACATGAGAACCAATATACGGTACCTCTAGAATTGCTCGTAGAACAGATTCAACAGCGCTTCACCTCTTATTTGAAAATGGACAAATTTCAGCCAGATCTGAGGGTATACCTATATCAAAGACAGAATGCTCGGTTCCTCATGATGTTTAATGAACATCCTTACGATGCCATTCATGATCAAGTAAACATCAATTTGAACGGCGTCGTGTATGAATATGATGCATTTGACAACGAGGTCAGAAAATATCCGAGTGATGTAACAGAACATGGGTGCCGTATTCTATTACATCTAGAGCCATACGAGTCTAAAGTTTTCCTTTGGGATGAGTCCTTGGATGATTTGAAATGGAGCTTGTCTCCTAGACCACGGCATGAAACTGCAGTAAATCAAACGATTGTAGCGGAGTGGAAGGTGAGTACAGCGGAAGCGAATCAATACCCTCATTTCAAGCCATATTGCACGTTACCAAAGTTGATTAACCTTGCGGTTCCGGAGCATCTCCCAAGGTTTAGCGGTACCTTTCGATACGAAACGATGATTGCCTTTGAAAACTTCGCGGGTACAGTGGTGCTAGACTTGGGTGCTGCCTATGAAACAGTGGAACTTTGGATCAACGGACATCATGCTGGAATCCGGATCTGTCCTCCCTACCTCTTTGAAGTGACTAGCTTTCTTCAAGCAGGGAGCAACGTAGTAGTCGTAGAAGTGACGAATACACTTGTGAAGCAAGTACGGGATCGCTTCTCCATATATAGGCAGCAAGAGCCTTCCGGACTCATTGGACCTGTAATACTTCGTCATAGCAAAGTTTTAAAAACTTCAGATGTTAATGATTAG
- a CDS encoding ABC transporter permease — MQSKSLQMLSKEEKKKQPGARRVSGDVSFLSFVKKNHALYVMLIPVIFYFIVFKYVPLLGSVIAFKNYNIFQGFLGSEWVGFKWFELMFNNPMYIDLFKNTMIISFYQIVFAFPAPIILACLLNEVRLMAFKRGVQTVLYLPHFLSWALVYGLAYMMFSTQTGMVNNLFKEIGEPVINFLQSTELFRTVVVGTGIWKEMGWSTIIFLAALSGINPSLYEAAKIDGAGRWKQFIYVTLPGLMPAITILLLLKIGNVLDVGFEQIYIFLNPVTLSVGEVLDTYSYRLGILNGEFSLTTAIGLFKSVIGFILLVSANQLSKRTTGESLY; from the coding sequence ATGCAAAGCAAGTCGCTACAGATGCTGTCAAAGGAAGAAAAGAAGAAGCAGCCTGGGGCTCGAAGAGTATCAGGGGATGTTTCATTCCTCAGCTTTGTAAAGAAAAACCATGCGCTCTACGTCATGCTAATTCCCGTCATTTTTTATTTTATTGTATTTAAGTACGTCCCGCTACTTGGCTCCGTCATTGCATTCAAGAACTACAATATATTCCAAGGTTTTTTAGGAAGCGAGTGGGTAGGGTTTAAATGGTTTGAGCTTATGTTCAATAATCCGATGTACATTGACTTGTTTAAGAACACTATGATTATAAGCTTCTATCAGATTGTGTTCGCCTTCCCTGCTCCGATTATTCTGGCTTGTCTGCTCAATGAGGTGCGACTAATGGCCTTCAAAAGGGGAGTCCAGACGGTATTGTACTTGCCTCACTTTCTGTCTTGGGCGCTAGTTTACGGACTGGCCTACATGATGTTCTCGACCCAAACCGGTATGGTGAACAATCTGTTTAAGGAAATTGGTGAACCTGTTATCAACTTCCTGCAATCAACCGAGTTGTTCCGTACTGTAGTAGTGGGAACAGGTATATGGAAGGAGATGGGGTGGAGTACGATCATCTTTCTGGCTGCTTTATCCGGAATCAATCCATCACTTTATGAAGCAGCCAAGATTGACGGAGCCGGTCGCTGGAAGCAATTCATATATGTAACTCTCCCGGGGTTAATGCCTGCTATTACAATTCTGCTATTGTTGAAAATCGGGAATGTACTTGATGTAGGATTTGAACAAATTTATATCTTCCTTAACCCGGTGACATTGTCAGTCGGAGAGGTGCTCGATACGTATTCGTACCGACTAGGGATCTTGAACGGGGAATTCAGTCTTACAACCGCAATCGGCTTGTTCAAATCGGTAATTGGATTTATCCTCTTAGTGTCAGCCAATCAGTTAAGCAAGCGAACAACCGGCGAGAGCCTGTATTAA
- a CDS encoding sensor histidine kinase, translated as MLHKIRSSLYWKLILIITSVISIIVTAIGTFSYYKSSQAIDSDVQRFSSQILKQANLNMERYLSDNEQFFRAMSGSADFMQWTKTALGDRFQLYNLMKSLEERTISPYIHYHPELLSVVLYQEGGNESVYRSSHAQDIVLAYHYSFSQMPWIKNIATLGSPYKHVELRLDYRDRSNQQLQLPVLTYVQKFRFSDKTTYLAMDISLMSLQAILNEIHLGDNGYSLIVDEAGRIITSPETSKVNTLVAERISQPMLGKDAGSFYLEETEQMVVFQSISRTNWKVVSFVPYDDLAVSIQNIRNWTIAMTLTALVVSAVLIFIISSSITRRLKELRRTMRMTKLGRFDIRTQVTGIDEIGELGEAYNHLLERIDTSIQELAEARVVQQRAILSALQSQINAHFLYNALESINSMANIAGHDGIMNTTVALSNMLRYTSNYRDTEVTLAEEIAHVHDYMHIITLMYQDDISFQVLIEPELLDAKCLKAVLQPFVENSIKHSYEVNGGKLAIQVRVKLVEERYISIELEDDGIGMTAERLQEIQHALKQLHTEQEFIMLTRIGLLNVHYRLITFYKDEHTGVKVDRAFNQRGTKITIIYPWEQKEGLMHDSCTDR; from the coding sequence ATGCTTCATAAAATCAGGAGCTCATTATATTGGAAATTGATTCTCATCATAACCTCAGTCATCTCTATTATTGTTACTGCGATTGGTACGTTTAGCTATTATAAGAGCTCTCAAGCTATTGATTCCGATGTACAACGCTTCAGTAGCCAAATTTTGAAGCAGGCTAATTTGAATATGGAAAGATACCTTAGTGATAATGAGCAGTTCTTTCGAGCGATGTCAGGGAGCGCTGATTTTATGCAGTGGACAAAGACAGCGTTAGGTGATCGATTCCAACTTTACAACCTGATGAAATCCTTGGAGGAGAGAACGATCAGCCCTTACATTCATTATCATCCAGAGCTTTTATCCGTTGTATTGTACCAAGAGGGTGGAAATGAAAGTGTATACCGAAGCAGTCATGCTCAAGATATTGTACTCGCCTACCACTATTCATTTAGCCAAATGCCTTGGATTAAGAATATTGCAACCCTTGGCTCACCCTACAAGCATGTGGAGCTCAGGCTGGATTATAGAGACCGGTCGAATCAACAGCTTCAATTGCCTGTACTAACCTATGTCCAGAAATTCCGTTTCTCGGATAAAACAACCTATTTAGCTATGGATATTTCCTTGATGTCATTACAGGCTATTCTTAACGAAATTCATCTTGGTGATAATGGTTACTCCTTGATCGTAGATGAAGCAGGTCGTATTATAACCTCACCTGAAACTTCTAAGGTGAACACACTAGTGGCGGAGCGGATCAGCCAACCTATGCTGGGCAAGGATGCAGGCTCCTTCTATCTTGAAGAAACTGAACAGATGGTTGTCTTTCAGAGCATTAGCCGAACAAATTGGAAGGTTGTCTCTTTTGTGCCCTATGATGATTTGGCTGTCAGTATTCAGAATATTCGCAACTGGACCATAGCAATGACCCTTACCGCTCTGGTAGTGTCGGCTGTATTGATCTTTATTATTTCCTCTTCCATCACTCGGAGATTAAAGGAACTGCGCCGGACGATGCGGATGACAAAATTAGGTCGATTTGATATTCGCACCCAGGTAACCGGCATTGATGAAATTGGTGAGCTCGGGGAGGCTTACAACCATTTGCTGGAGAGAATCGATACGTCTATTCAAGAGCTGGCGGAAGCTCGTGTCGTCCAGCAACGTGCGATATTATCCGCACTTCAGTCTCAGATCAATGCCCATTTTCTCTATAACGCACTTGAGTCGATTAACTCTATGGCAAATATCGCGGGACACGACGGAATTATGAATACCACCGTTGCTCTTTCGAACATGCTCCGGTACACATCCAACTATAGAGATACGGAAGTAACCCTTGCCGAAGAAATTGCGCATGTGCATGATTATATGCACATTATTACATTGATGTATCAGGATGATATATCCTTTCAGGTGCTTATTGAACCGGAACTACTGGATGCCAAGTGCCTAAAGGCAGTTCTGCAGCCCTTTGTTGAAAATAGCATTAAGCATAGTTACGAGGTGAACGGAGGTAAGCTTGCCATACAAGTACGAGTGAAACTTGTTGAAGAGCGATATATAAGTATTGAGTTGGAGGATGATGGAATTGGTATGACCGCTGAGCGACTTCAAGAGATTCAGCATGCCTTAAAGCAGCTGCATACTGAACAAGAGTTCATAATGCTGACCAGAATTGGTCTGCTAAACGTTCATTATCGGCTAATTACCTTTTATAAAGATGAGCATACGGGGGTTAAGGTAGACAGAGCTTTTAATCAGCGAGGGACTAAGATTACTATCATTTACCCATGGGAACAAAAGGAGGGTTTAATGCATGATTCGTGTACTGATCGTTGA
- a CDS encoding extracellular solute-binding protein, translating into MSIKRKWLGITLTLALAVSTAGCSTAKTENSEGSGTSTEVKGPAKISMFASDAGQPVPGGESMDDPTVKYLAEKTNTDLNITFIPNSQYRNQLSVKFASGEIPDIVQGWGINAELADNDQLLPLNDLIEEHGPNLKKVISQDAWDAVTRDGKILAIPEAPLGDSPVARVLFVRKDWMDKVGIKEAPKTDAEFLDMLRAFRDKDPNGNGIQDEIPFSARENFTWLDNVLSMYGVNLYGGTIENNEVIPQYVSKNMKPALGIVKKMMEEKLIDSEFMSNKRNVWEQKIQSDLVGAWVHAPNLAWDWQERLNKSLPNGNPEVIAIPTPKAPGVKESGFNKSPHNKAFSITKSSKDPAAAVRLFDWLVTEEGQEFVQFGVPGITVTKDNGKIDYNKQKDTDDKTALWRPLVFNMVGFNEEIQLVLSGDEQAVAKIKEVYEIGKKEGTTNVTAGAPSFKSDQPEIGDYVIPSTMFIETAGRIVLGEKPLDYFDEFVNNWRARGGDELIKEATEWYQQNGKQ; encoded by the coding sequence ATGTCAATCAAGCGAAAATGGCTCGGGATTACTCTAACGCTTGCCTTAGCTGTTTCTACAGCTGGATGCTCTACAGCAAAGACCGAAAATTCAGAAGGCTCAGGGACGAGTACAGAAGTGAAGGGACCTGCAAAAATTTCAATGTTTGCATCAGACGCAGGCCAGCCTGTGCCGGGGGGCGAGTCCATGGACGATCCTACAGTGAAGTATTTGGCTGAGAAGACGAATACGGACCTGAATATTACCTTCATTCCAAACAGTCAATACCGGAATCAATTGAGTGTCAAATTTGCGAGCGGCGAGATCCCTGACATTGTGCAGGGGTGGGGAATAAATGCAGAGCTAGCAGATAACGATCAGCTCTTGCCACTCAATGATCTTATTGAAGAGCATGGACCTAATTTAAAAAAGGTAATTTCACAAGATGCATGGGATGCAGTCACACGGGATGGCAAGATTCTGGCGATTCCCGAAGCTCCGCTGGGTGACAGTCCGGTAGCAAGAGTGCTCTTCGTTCGTAAGGACTGGATGGACAAGGTAGGTATAAAGGAAGCTCCAAAGACAGATGCCGAGTTTCTGGATATGCTTCGCGCATTCCGCGACAAGGATCCGAACGGTAATGGCATACAGGATGAAATACCATTCTCTGCCCGTGAGAATTTCACCTGGTTAGATAATGTGCTGAGCATGTATGGTGTAAACTTGTACGGAGGAACGATCGAAAATAACGAGGTTATCCCGCAGTATGTAAGTAAGAATATGAAGCCGGCGCTTGGCATCGTGAAAAAGATGATGGAAGAGAAGCTTATCGACAGCGAATTCATGTCCAACAAACGAAATGTATGGGAGCAAAAGATTCAAAGTGATCTTGTGGGCGCATGGGTTCATGCTCCAAATCTCGCTTGGGATTGGCAGGAACGCTTGAACAAATCGCTTCCGAATGGCAATCCTGAGGTTATTGCAATTCCTACACCCAAAGCCCCGGGTGTCAAAGAATCAGGCTTTAATAAGAGCCCTCACAATAAAGCGTTCTCAATTACAAAGTCAAGTAAAGACCCTGCTGCTGCAGTGAGACTGTTCGATTGGCTTGTAACTGAGGAAGGTCAAGAGTTCGTTCAATTCGGGGTACCGGGTATAACGGTTACCAAGGATAACGGCAAGATCGATTATAACAAGCAGAAGGATACGGATGACAAAACCGCACTTTGGCGTCCACTCGTCTTCAACATGGTAGGTTTTAACGAGGAAATTCAGTTGGTGTTAAGCGGAGACGAGCAAGCTGTAGCGAAGATCAAGGAGGTATATGAGATTGGGAAGAAGGAAGGCACGACTAATGTGACTGCGGGGGCACCGAGCTTCAAATCCGATCAGCCGGAGATCGGCGATTATGTGATACCGTCTACTATGTTTATTGAAACTGCCGGACGGATTGTTCTGGGCGAAAAGCCTCTTGACTACTTTGACGAATTCGTTAACAACTGGCGTGCACGTGGAGGCGATGAGCTGATCAAGGAAGCGACAGAATGGTATCAGCAAAACGGCAAACAATAA
- a CDS encoding sulfatase family protein, translated as MKEQPNVVYVFSDQHRAEATGYNGNPDVKTPNLDALARESVSLDTAVANVPCCSPYRATFLTGRYPLTHGVFVNDVHLNHEAVSCADAFKCAGYDTAYIGKWHVDGRGRSKYIAGEDRQGFDYWKVLECTHDYNHSLYYADTDIKQQWKGYDAEAQTRDAQNYIRARQASDKPFFLVLSWGPPHNPYHTAPQQFREMYEPEKLMLRDNVPATAELDARRDLAGYYAHISALDEYVGDLLTTLMETGKDEDTIFVYTSDHGDMIYSQGDIRKQRPWDESIRVPFLLRYPSVFSRECKRIKEPFNSPDIMPTLLGLSGIAIPSTVEGINYAPFLYGTEPAPAEAAFIACIHPAGEYRRSLGGREYRGIRTKRYTYVRDLSGPWLLYDNALDPYQLYNLCRVPEMVHLQKELDDLLMRMLEKRNDEFLPGEHYINLWGYATDESGTVPIIP; from the coding sequence ATGAAGGAGCAACCTAATGTTGTCTATGTATTTAGTGATCAGCACCGCGCGGAGGCAACAGGATATAATGGTAATCCAGATGTCAAGACGCCGAATCTGGATGCACTGGCAAGAGAGTCCGTCAGCCTAGACACTGCCGTAGCTAATGTCCCGTGCTGTAGTCCATATAGGGCGACTTTTTTAACAGGACGCTACCCGCTGACACATGGGGTGTTCGTTAACGATGTTCATCTTAATCATGAAGCGGTGTCCTGTGCCGATGCCTTTAAATGCGCTGGTTACGATACGGCCTATATAGGCAAATGGCATGTCGATGGTCGTGGTCGAAGCAAATATATCGCTGGAGAGGATCGTCAGGGGTTTGATTACTGGAAGGTTCTGGAGTGTACGCACGACTATAATCATTCGCTCTATTATGCGGACACGGATATTAAACAGCAATGGAAGGGCTATGATGCAGAAGCTCAAACACGTGATGCGCAGAACTATATCCGCGCACGGCAGGCTAGCGACAAGCCTTTTTTCCTGGTGCTGTCATGGGGGCCGCCGCACAATCCATATCATACTGCACCACAACAGTTCAGGGAAATGTATGAGCCTGAGAAGCTCATGCTCCGCGACAATGTACCTGCTACAGCCGAACTGGACGCGCGCAGAGATTTGGCCGGTTATTACGCCCATATCTCTGCACTCGACGAATATGTCGGTGATCTGCTGACGACTCTGATGGAAACGGGAAAGGATGAGGATACGATCTTTGTCTACACGTCCGACCATGGGGACATGATTTATTCACAAGGAGATATACGCAAGCAGCGACCGTGGGACGAGTCGATCCGAGTGCCGTTTTTGCTGCGTTATCCATCGGTTTTTTCAAGAGAATGTAAACGAATTAAAGAACCATTCAATAGCCCGGATATTATGCCAACATTGCTGGGTTTAAGTGGAATTGCGATTCCATCAACCGTCGAAGGTATTAATTATGCACCATTCTTGTATGGAACTGAGCCAGCCCCGGCGGAAGCGGCGTTTATTGCTTGTATTCATCCGGCTGGAGAGTACCGCCGTTCCCTAGGTGGCCGCGAGTATCGCGGAATCCGCACGAAGCGGTATACGTACGTGCGAGATCTGAGTGGCCCATGGCTGCTGTACGATAATGCGTTAGACCCATACCAGCTTTATAATTTATGCAGGGTGCCAGAAATGGTCCATTTACAGAAAGAGTTGGATGACCTGCTTATGAGGATGCTGGAGAAGCGTAACGACGAATTTTTACCTGGAGAACATTACATCAATCTCTGGGGTTACGCAACGGACGAATCAGGTACCGTGCCCATTATACCGTAA
- a CDS encoding response regulator: MIRVLIVDDVPLIRQSLSVFVEGFNDMTVVSGMVSNGEQAVEWLKESYADLCITDIRMPVMDGLQLIEQINAKFRWMACLVVSSYDDFEYAKQSIELNALDYVLKPVKKESMNKALIKATNKIHELRNRDAAQLFLKRLPHHRAQLEQWLEHIQTLRMDTFPLLIVETLDLLERWVEGNYYLLNPLSNLWLQTLVEELTSDRLQMELDEGKDLGLGDKHLELSSTRYYFRLCAVRRLEEGAYRLIASMRGVRDQQSVKVVNQIKEYIKEHCGESINLQNLADHVALNKTYMCKLFKEETEQTIHTYIVLERMQLARNLLLEGGSKVYEIAKQVGYEDADYFTQIFKKHYGLSPLDYKKRMKS, from the coding sequence ATGATTCGTGTACTGATCGTTGATGACGTACCCCTAATTCGTCAAAGTTTATCGGTCTTTGTAGAAGGATTTAATGACATGACCGTCGTCTCCGGAATGGTATCCAATGGCGAACAAGCAGTGGAATGGCTCAAGGAGTCTTACGCCGACCTATGTATTACTGACATAAGGATGCCAGTCATGGATGGGTTGCAACTCATTGAACAGATCAACGCCAAATTTCGCTGGATGGCATGCTTGGTCGTATCCAGTTATGACGACTTTGAATATGCTAAGCAAAGCATAGAGTTAAATGCTCTTGACTATGTACTGAAACCTGTTAAGAAGGAATCAATGAACAAGGCATTGATCAAAGCAACGAACAAAATTCACGAGCTTCGCAATCGGGATGCCGCTCAGTTGTTCCTCAAGCGGCTGCCGCATCACCGGGCCCAGCTGGAGCAATGGCTGGAGCATATTCAGACCCTCCGGATGGACACGTTCCCACTTCTGATCGTAGAAACATTGGATTTACTCGAGCGGTGGGTGGAGGGGAATTATTATCTATTAAACCCTCTCTCCAATTTGTGGCTTCAAACCTTAGTCGAGGAGTTAACGTCCGATAGGTTACAGATGGAGCTGGATGAAGGCAAGGATCTAGGGTTAGGTGATAAGCATCTGGAACTGTCGAGCACGCGATACTACTTCCGGTTATGCGCCGTACGCAGGCTGGAGGAAGGGGCTTATCGGCTGATTGCAAGCATGCGTGGAGTCAGAGATCAACAGTCGGTTAAAGTCGTGAATCAAATTAAAGAATATATTAAAGAGCATTGCGGCGAGTCCATCAATCTTCAAAACCTCGCGGACCATGTGGCGCTGAACAAAACTTATATGTGCAAGCTGTTTAAGGAGGAAACAGAACAGACAATTCATACCTACATTGTGTTAGAACGCATGCAGCTGGCACGTAACTTGTTGCTTGAAGGAGGCAGCAAAGTGTATGAGATCGCCAAACAAGTGGGTTATGAGGATGCAGATTATTTCACACAAATTTTTAAAAAGCATTACGGGCTAAGCCCGCTCGATTACAAGAAAAGGATGAAGTCATGA
- a CDS encoding carbohydrate ABC transporter permease, whose translation MEIRKSTGEKLFDTMNIILLSLLSLAAIIPLLHVVAGSFSSANAIIHSRVTLWPVEPTLDHYKLVTQTKAFWEAGWLTIRVVVLGTLLNMVLTIIGSYPLSKPYLRGRRPILLFIVFTMIFHAPMIPMYLVVKEFGMLNTIWALIVPTAISAFNMMLCITFFRGLPEEMFDAAKVDGMNDYRIVWSIVTPLSKPILVTLLLFYAVGHWNNYFTPLLYINDRDMQTLQVYLYNLISLGSNNDMASAAAAESSNMLPQALEMATIVLATLPIVVLYPFLQKHFVKGATLGSVKE comes from the coding sequence ATGGAAATACGAAAATCAACAGGCGAGAAGCTGTTTGATACGATGAACATCATTCTGCTGAGCTTGTTAAGCTTAGCGGCCATTATCCCGTTGCTTCATGTGGTGGCCGGCTCCTTCAGCTCAGCCAATGCAATTATCCACTCCCGGGTAACACTGTGGCCGGTCGAGCCAACTTTGGACCATTATAAGCTGGTTACGCAAACTAAGGCTTTCTGGGAGGCGGGCTGGCTCACGATTAGGGTTGTAGTACTGGGTACATTACTGAACATGGTGTTGACCATTATCGGCTCATACCCTTTGTCGAAGCCGTACCTTCGGGGGCGCCGCCCGATTTTGCTGTTCATTGTGTTTACGATGATCTTCCACGCGCCCATGATTCCGATGTATCTGGTCGTTAAAGAGTTTGGTATGCTGAATACAATATGGGCTCTGATCGTTCCTACGGCTATTAGTGCATTCAATATGATGTTGTGCATTACTTTCTTTCGTGGTCTTCCTGAAGAGATGTTTGATGCGGCCAAAGTAGACGGGATGAACGATTATCGCATCGTGTGGAGTATTGTAACACCGCTTTCAAAGCCGATTCTGGTTACTTTGCTGCTCTTCTATGCTGTAGGTCATTGGAACAATTATTTTACACCGCTGTTATATATCAATGACAGGGACATGCAGACGCTGCAGGTATATCTATATAATCTCATCTCTTTAGGCTCCAACAATGATATGGCTAGTGCCGCTGCGGCTGAATCTTCAAACATGCTGCCGCAGGCGCTGGAGATGGCGACGATTGTACTGGCTACATTGCCGATCGTGGTGCTGTATCCATTTCTCCAGAAGCACTTTGTAAAAGGTGCCACATTAGGCTCAGTTAAAGAGTAA